The following are encoded together in the Marinitoga sp. 38H-ov genome:
- a CDS encoding diguanylate cyclase: protein MNINFDDFAFLYIFIDKNGVIMDINKFGCELLGLPKNKIIGMNVFSSFIPEEEIEYRFLNFKTFLNNDSFQKRSIMKFITPKKNELFLEIYSSILYDENNNKLGLVSFGFNVTEKIIYEKLSEKINEINQLIIKSFSINEEEKIFNFFLSEAIKIIDGADAGSILIKKEDGFFHFVATKNFDFNKIKDVKLTEEILLPQKKVTIRKNIEEKYLTDEDLEKMKKYGEIEKIKSTLVIPIIIDNKIEGSINLDSFNNENAFDENDIKLGEIISNELSQVIKRKKLEQKLKYMALHDQLTTLANRVFFIEYAENFLNYAKRNNKSFAIAYFDLKNFKSINDNYGHDAGDHFLYEFADTLKNTIRKSDFAARVGGDEFIVLFPDINKEDVKNIIYRLDENLKNPFYYKGTHFKINFNCGISFFPKNGKELKKLINFADKAMYKAKSTNKLLEFYEGDAHEE, encoded by the coding sequence ATGAATATAAACTTTGATGATTTTGCTTTTTTGTACATCTTTATTGATAAAAATGGAGTAATAATGGATATAAATAAATTTGGGTGCGAATTATTAGGATTGCCCAAAAATAAAATAATTGGAATGAATGTTTTTTCTTCTTTTATACCAGAAGAAGAGATAGAATATAGATTTTTGAATTTTAAAACTTTTTTAAATAATGATTCTTTCCAAAAAAGATCTATAATGAAATTTATTACACCTAAAAAAAATGAATTATTCTTAGAGATATATAGTTCTATATTATATGATGAAAATAATAATAAATTAGGACTTGTAAGCTTTGGCTTTAATGTAACTGAAAAAATAATATACGAAAAATTGAGTGAAAAAATAAATGAAATTAATCAATTAATTATTAAATCATTTTCAATTAATGAAGAAGAAAAAATATTTAATTTCTTTTTATCTGAAGCTATAAAAATTATTGATGGGGCCGATGCGGGAAGTATATTAATAAAAAAAGAGGATGGGTTTTTTCACTTTGTAGCTACAAAAAACTTTGATTTTAATAAAATAAAAGACGTGAAATTAACTGAAGAAATATTATTACCTCAAAAAAAGGTCACTATACGAAAAAATATCGAAGAAAAATATTTAACAGATGAAGATTTAGAAAAAATGAAAAAATACGGTGAAATAGAAAAAATAAAATCTACTTTAGTTATACCCATTATTATAGATAACAAAATAGAAGGTTCAATTAATTTAGACTCTTTTAATAATGAAAATGCTTTTGATGAAAACGATATTAAATTAGGAGAAATTATTTCTAATGAATTATCACAAGTAATAAAAAGAAAGAAATTGGAACAAAAGCTAAAATATATGGCATTACATGACCAATTAACTACTTTAGCAAATAGGGTATTTTTTATTGAATATGCAGAAAACTTTCTCAATTATGCAAAAAGAAATAATAAATCATTTGCAATAGCATATTTTGACTTGAAAAATTTCAAATCTATAAATGATAATTATGGACATGATGCTGGAGATCATTTTTTATATGAATTTGCTGATACTTTAAAAAATACTATTAGAAAAAGTGATTTTGCAGCAAGAGTTGGAGGGGACGAATTTATTGTATTATTCCCTGATATCAACAAAGAAGACGTTAAAAATATTATATACAGATTAGATGAAAATCTTAAAAATCCTTTTTATTATAAAGGTACACATTTTAAAATAAATTTTAATTGTGGAATAAGTTTTTTCCCCAAAAACGGAAAAGAACTAAAAAAATTAATTAATTTTGCGGATAAAGCTATGTATAAAGCAAAAAGTACAAATAAATTACTTGAATTTTATGAGGGAGATGCTCATGAAGAATAA
- a CDS encoding ATP-binding cassette domain-containing protein, whose amino-acid sequence MSEFILEMKNITKEFPGVKALDNVNFKVKKGEIHCLIGENGSGKSTLMKILSGYHSTYDGQIIFEGKEQKFNTIYDSEKVGIVTIYQELALIPELTVYENIFLGHEIKKNGIIDWNETITEAKKVLKKLGYENLDTSKKVKDFGVGIQQIIEIAKALSKNVKLLILDEPTSALNEADSENLLRIVKELKNHGITSILISHKLNEVLEVADTITVLRDGLTITTIENDNISENDIIKHMVGREINDIYPKRTHKIGEKIFEIKNWKAYDKKNERYVVKSADFYVKRGEIVGIAGLIGAGRTELAHSIFGNPDGYTISGELYFEGEQKSFKSTSDAIKAGIAYVSEDRKGNGLILDFDIKTNITISNLKEIAKGFFIDENKEVIISEEYRKSLKIKSHSIEQKVLNLSGGNQQKVSLAKWLFVKPKLLILDEPTRGIDVGAKHEIYTIMNKLVEEGMSIIMISSELPEVLGMSDRIYVMSGGKITGELTAEEATQEKIMAMAVDY is encoded by the coding sequence TTGAGCGAATTTATTCTAGAAATGAAAAATATAACAAAAGAATTTCCTGGTGTAAAGGCTTTAGACAATGTGAATTTTAAGGTAAAAAAAGGAGAAATTCACTGTTTAATCGGCGAAAACGGTTCTGGAAAATCTACTTTAATGAAAATACTCAGTGGATATCATAGTACATATGATGGACAAATAATTTTTGAAGGCAAAGAACAAAAGTTTAATACTATATATGATAGTGAAAAAGTTGGGATAGTTACTATTTATCAAGAATTAGCTTTAATTCCAGAATTAACTGTATATGAAAATATCTTTTTGGGTCATGAAATTAAAAAGAATGGAATAATCGATTGGAACGAAACAATAACTGAAGCTAAAAAAGTATTAAAAAAATTGGGATATGAAAATTTAGACACTTCAAAAAAAGTTAAAGATTTTGGTGTAGGAATCCAACAAATTATTGAAATTGCTAAAGCTTTAAGTAAGAATGTAAAATTATTAATATTAGATGAACCAACATCAGCTTTAAATGAAGCTGATAGTGAGAATTTACTTCGTATAGTTAAAGAACTTAAAAATCATGGAATTACTTCAATTTTAATATCTCATAAGCTAAATGAGGTATTAGAAGTTGCTGATACCATCACCGTATTAAGAGATGGTTTAACTATAACAACAATTGAAAATGATAATATATCTGAAAATGACATTATTAAACATATGGTGGGTAGAGAAATTAATGATATTTACCCAAAAAGAACTCATAAAATTGGTGAAAAAATTTTTGAAATAAAAAATTGGAAAGCATATGATAAAAAGAATGAAAGATATGTTGTTAAATCTGCTGACTTTTATGTAAAAAGAGGGGAAATTGTCGGTATTGCAGGACTTATTGGTGCAGGTAGAACAGAACTCGCTCATAGTATTTTTGGTAATCCAGACGGTTATACTATTAGCGGAGAACTATATTTTGAAGGAGAACAAAAATCATTTAAATCAACTTCAGATGCTATCAAGGCTGGTATTGCTTATGTTTCTGAAGATAGAAAAGGTAATGGATTAATATTGGATTTTGATATAAAAACTAATATTACTATTTCAAATTTAAAAGAAATTGCTAAAGGATTTTTTATCGATGAAAATAAAGAAGTTATTATTTCTGAAGAATATAGAAAATCATTAAAAATAAAATCACATAGTATAGAACAAAAAGTTTTAAACCTCAGTGGTGGGAACCAACAAAAAGTATCTCTTGCAAAATGGTTGTTTGTAAAACCAAAGTTATTAATTTTAGATGAACCTACAAGAGGTATAGATGTTGGGGCAAAACATGAAATTTATACTATTATGAATAAACTGGTTGAAGAGGGAATGAGTATAATTATGATTTCTTCTGAACTTCCTGAAGTTTTAGGGATGAGCGATAGAATATATGTAATGTCTGGAGGAAAAATAACAGGCGAACTTACTGCTGAAGAGGCTACTCAAGAAAAAATTATGGCAATGGCTGTAGATTATTAG
- a CDS encoding zinc metallopeptidase codes for MFYPFWFDPTFIILIPGLILSLIAQASVQGTFSKYSKVISSTGETGAEFARRMLSSLGLYDVRVEAVSGFLTDHYDPRNKVLRLSAATYSSRSVAALGVVAHEVGHAMQHQENYLPLVLRNFSVPFAAIGSNLSWIIFIIGFLFYSQPLIQLGIILFSFAVLFTLITLPVEFNASSRAIKTLPLMGMPTSEVVHVKKVLGAAAMTYVASAAMAILQLLRMIMIAGMFGDRD; via the coding sequence ATGTTCTATCCATTCTGGTTTGATCCAACATTTATTATCTTGATACCAGGTTTAATACTATCGCTTATTGCACAAGCATCTGTTCAAGGTACTTTTTCAAAATATTCTAAAGTTATTTCTTCAACCGGGGAAACCGGTGCAGAGTTTGCAAGAAGAATGTTAAGTTCATTAGGATTATACGATGTTAGAGTAGAGGCGGTATCTGGTTTTTTAACAGATCACTATGATCCTAGAAATAAAGTTTTAAGATTATCTGCAGCAACTTATTCTAGTAGATCTGTAGCTGCTTTGGGAGTTGTAGCTCATGAAGTTGGGCATGCTATGCAACATCAAGAGAATTATTTACCTTTAGTATTAAGGAATTTTTCTGTCCCATTTGCTGCAATTGGTTCTAATTTATCTTGGATAATATTTATTATTGGTTTCTTATTTTATAGCCAGCCATTAATACAATTAGGAATTATTCTTTTCTCTTTTGCAGTATTATTTACTTTAATAACTTTACCTGTGGAATTCAATGCTAGTTCAAGGGCTATTAAAACATTACCTTTAATGGGGATGCCTACTTCAGAAGTTGTTCATGTAAAAAAAGTTTTAGGAGCTGCCGCAATGACATATGTAGCATCGGCTGCTATGGCTATTTTACAATTATTAAGAATGATTATGATTGCTGGTATGTTTGGAGATAGAGATTAA
- a CDS encoding ATP-binding protein: MTLKKRFIFIILLFVFLPTMLIIFNETYITKYIFKELSGYTEKTIDDFGFEVVNKIYPTALNNFFEYSNYLKNFSLNILDNQRIIDYSKYGLVNTVKKYLEELLNSSSIDGVIIIVGDEIKIKIGDFPNIEDIDNGYFENEKGIYMVSGAKKDDVEVYSSMKIDRFFLDSLNLSSISLISIIGEKHKVFQRNDYYNYFDIENNYVISNGYKYPSKIEKLSENIIFVISFDISQLSSIQNKIKDVFFENISSNLNISLLIWIFISPFLIYFALFYFGKNIETLELSIRAIKDIAKGNFDVNIEVEDKENNRYKDLIDSINVLSENLSNMRNEIDKNIKTLENEKNTLKYLVNNLYEGIIFFDLDGSIKAENDFGKEVLKEIGESELKNSKNKIYSLRIKDEQKLIEVSRNYLENSLLVLIRDISLEKEMNDLYTLNEKLVEKEKFGRIAAHEIRNPLNSMYLNLQYLKMEFEGNKKIEEISDLIMDQIKTIDSIVGELSSRAIIESEEKKVNIKSVISQILNLLKYKILENSIDIEFSSENVYLNANPQRLNQLFYNLINNAVEELENKEGSRKIKINISRNIDNVIIIIQDNGRGIPEEYKKNIFNKPFTTKKYGNGIGLFIVHSIVKELNGEINLLSSNTGTKVILEFKGAI; this comes from the coding sequence ATGACGTTAAAAAAAAGATTTATTTTCATTATATTATTATTTGTTTTTCTTCCTACAATGTTAATTATTTTTAATGAGACATATATTACCAAATATATATTTAAAGAATTATCAGGTTATACAGAAAAAACAATTGACGATTTTGGTTTTGAAGTTGTTAATAAGATTTATCCAACAGCATTAAATAATTTTTTTGAATATAGTAATTATTTAAAAAATTTTTCTTTAAATATTTTAGATAATCAAAGAATAATAGATTATTCTAAATACGGATTAGTTAATACTGTAAAAAAATATTTAGAAGAATTATTAAATTCATCATCCATAGATGGAGTAATAATAATTGTGGGAGATGAAATAAAAATTAAAATAGGAGATTTTCCAAATATAGAAGATATTGATAATGGGTATTTTGAAAATGAAAAAGGTATATATATGGTTTCAGGGGCCAAAAAAGATGATGTTGAGGTATATTCATCAATGAAAATAGATAGATTTTTTTTAGATTCGTTAAACTTATCTTCAATATCATTAATATCTATAATAGGTGAAAAACATAAGGTTTTTCAGAGGAATGATTATTATAATTATTTTGATATTGAAAATAATTATGTAATTTCAAATGGTTATAAATATCCGTCAAAAATAGAAAAATTATCTGAAAATATTATTTTTGTGATATCTTTTGACATATCACAATTGAGTTCAATTCAAAATAAGATAAAAGATGTATTCTTTGAGAATATATCATCTAATCTAAATATTTCATTATTAATTTGGATATTTATTTCTCCTTTTTTGATATATTTTGCATTATTTTATTTTGGGAAAAATATAGAAACTTTAGAATTATCTATCAGAGCAATTAAAGATATAGCTAAAGGTAATTTTGATGTGAATATTGAAGTAGAAGATAAAGAAAATAATAGATATAAAGATTTGATAGATTCTATAAATGTTTTATCAGAAAATCTAAGTAATATGCGAAATGAAATAGATAAGAATATAAAAACACTTGAAAATGAAAAAAATACTCTTAAATATTTAGTAAACAATCTATATGAAGGAATAATATTTTTTGATTTAGATGGAAGTATTAAAGCAGAAAATGATTTTGGTAAAGAAGTTTTAAAAGAGATTGGGGAAAGTGAATTAAAAAATTCTAAAAATAAAATTTATTCTTTAAGAATTAAAGATGAACAAAAATTAATAGAAGTTAGTAGAAATTATTTAGAGAATTCATTATTAGTATTAATAAGGGATATATCTTTAGAAAAAGAGATGAATGATTTATATACATTAAATGAAAAATTGGTAGAAAAAGAAAAATTTGGGCGTATAGCAGCCCATGAAATTAGAAATCCATTAAATTCAATGTATCTTAATTTACAATATTTAAAAATGGAATTTGAAGGTAATAAAAAAATAGAAGAAATTAGTGATTTAATTATGGATCAAATAAAAACCATAGATTCAATTGTTGGTGAATTATCTTCAAGAGCTATTATAGAATCAGAAGAAAAGAAAGTTAATATAAAAAGCGTTATTTCTCAAATTTTAAATTTATTAAAATATAAAATTTTAGAGAATTCTATAGATATAGAATTCTCAAGTGAAAATGTTTATTTAAATGCAAATCCTCAAAGATTGAATCAACTTTTCTATAATCTTATAAATAATGCTGTAGAAGAATTAGAGAATAAAGAAGGAAGCAGAAAGATTAAGATAAATATATCTAGGAATATTGATAATGTTATTATAATAATTCAAGATAATGGTAGAGGGATTCCAGAAGAATATAAAAAAAATATATTTAATAAACCATTTACAACAAAAAAGTATGGTAACGGTATCGGATTGTTTATAGTTCATTCTATTGTAAAAGAATTAAATGGTGAAATAAACTTATTAAGTTCTAACACTGGAACTAAAGTAATATTAGAATTTAAAGGAGCGATATAA
- a CDS encoding sugar ABC transporter substrate-binding protein produces MIKKLIILYIILFYSYIFSVNFLYMYQAGYQPEDLIKYIDSQNVKNIFVTFKFYEDMYENITVSVNSKEPFYDIALVDLIWIPELASNNMILPLDNFFDNYNIPDYVLDQFKYNGKIYALPYLVNIQHFFVNKDILKKAGFNNPPKTLEEMEYQAKVIKEKGILEYPIVDSWINEEVLMCEFTWLLGAFGGDYYEEGKIKVNTLEAVKALSFMKKLLDEGLINPLSLEFKEDDVLNVFINGDAAFTTNWTYQSRYMEDPRYSKILNKGALDLIPVSEEIKDKRDTISVSGFQGLAILKNTKNIKEAIEAIKVLTRSEFFHQFDNEIPIYKNMHIEYEKEKEYNKKKLIELKNVLNRPSLVEYNKFSEILRRYITMTLKGLLSPQEALNKAQKEIENIK; encoded by the coding sequence ATGATAAAAAAATTAATAATATTATATATTATACTCTTTTATTCATATATATTTAGTGTTAATTTCTTGTACATGTATCAAGCGGGCTATCAACCAGAGGATTTAATAAAATATATAGATTCTCAAAATGTAAAGAATATTTTTGTTACTTTTAAATTCTATGAAGATATGTATGAAAATATAACAGTATCAGTAAATTCAAAAGAACCATTTTATGATATTGCATTAGTTGATTTAATATGGATTCCTGAATTAGCTAGCAATAATATGATATTGCCTTTAGATAATTTTTTTGATAACTACAATATTCCTGATTATGTATTGGATCAATTTAAATATAATGGAAAAATATATGCTTTACCATATTTGGTTAATATACAACATTTTTTTGTAAATAAAGATATATTAAAAAAGGCTGGATTTAATAATCCGCCTAAAACCTTAGAAGAAATGGAATATCAGGCAAAAGTTATTAAAGAAAAAGGGATTTTGGAGTATCCAATAGTTGATTCATGGATAAACGAAGAGGTTTTAATGTGTGAATTTACATGGCTTCTAGGTGCATTTGGCGGAGATTATTATGAAGAAGGTAAAATAAAAGTGAATACTTTAGAAGCTGTTAAAGCATTATCGTTTATGAAAAAATTATTAGATGAAGGTTTAATTAATCCTTTATCTTTAGAGTTTAAAGAAGATGATGTTTTAAATGTTTTTATTAATGGAGATGCTGCTTTTACAACTAATTGGACATATCAATCAAGGTATATGGAAGACCCAAGATATTCTAAAATATTAAATAAAGGGGCTTTGGATTTAATACCTGTATCGGAAGAAATAAAAGATAAAAGAGATACTATTTCAGTTAGTGGGTTTCAAGGATTAGCTATTTTGAAAAATACTAAAAATATAAAAGAAGCAATAGAAGCAATCAAGGTATTAACTAGATCTGAATTTTTCCATCAATTTGATAATGAAATACCTATATATAAGAATATGCATATAGAATATGAAAAAGAAAAGGAATATAACAAGAAAAAATTAATTGAATTAAAAAATGTATTAAATAGACCATCATTGGTAGAGTATAATAAATTTTCTGAAATATTAAGAAGATATATAACCATGACCTTAAAAGGTTTATTATCGCCACAAGAAGCTCTAAATAAGGCGCAAAAGGAAATTGAGAATATAAAATAA
- a CDS encoding sigma-54 dependent transcriptional regulator, with product MRRILIVEDDKNSANILKMFLEKKDYEVVLFNDLSSVNNIDNYDIALLDMILPDGKGTEKIKDYLEINPHLKIIIMTGYGDVEDAVYSMKSGAFDFIKKPIDLKRLMFLIEKALEEIDLEKENEKLKYIVQENIKEDFVIGQSKIMKNIIYIVNKVIETDANILITGETGVGKEVFTRYIQRFSKRKDNPFIIVNCAAIPKDLVESELFGYEKGAFTGAEKAKPGKFELADKGTIFLDEVGELPLEIQSKLLRVLENGTIERVGGTKEIKVDVRVIAATNRNLEEEVKNGNFRMDLFYRLNVININIPPIRERREDIPIFIEFFNKRYSAKYNKPKINFSKDAYNVLISYDWPGNIREIRNFVERLFIIHDTNNIIKKSDIDILFNGKNEKIKELDNYITLEEMERELILKTLERFLGNKTKTAKALGISLRTLQYKLKKYNGDII from the coding sequence ATGAGAAGAATATTAATAGTAGAAGATGATAAAAATAGTGCAAATATTTTAAAAATGTTTTTAGAAAAAAAGGATTATGAGGTAGTATTATTTAATGATTTAAGCAGTGTAAATAATATTGATAACTACGATATTGCATTATTGGATATGATATTACCAGATGGAAAAGGAACAGAGAAAATAAAAGATTATCTTGAAATAAACCCTCATTTAAAAATAATAATTATGACCGGATATGGTGATGTAGAAGATGCAGTTTATTCTATGAAAAGCGGTGCATTTGATTTTATAAAAAAACCAATTGATTTGAAAAGGTTAATGTTTTTAATAGAAAAAGCTCTTGAAGAAATAGATTTAGAAAAAGAAAATGAAAAATTAAAGTATATAGTGCAGGAAAATATCAAAGAAGATTTTGTTATAGGTCAATCAAAAATTATGAAAAATATTATATATATAGTAAATAAAGTAATAGAAACAGATGCGAATATATTGATTACTGGAGAAACTGGAGTGGGAAAAGAAGTTTTTACTAGATATATTCAAAGGTTTAGTAAAAGAAAGGATAATCCGTTTATTATAGTAAATTGTGCAGCAATTCCAAAAGATTTAGTTGAAAGTGAATTATTTGGATATGAAAAAGGCGCTTTTACAGGGGCAGAAAAAGCTAAACCAGGGAAATTTGAATTAGCTGATAAAGGAACTATTTTTTTAGACGAGGTTGGTGAATTGCCATTAGAAATTCAAAGCAAGTTATTAAGAGTTTTAGAAAATGGGACAATAGAAAGAGTAGGCGGAACAAAAGAGATAAAAGTAGATGTAAGGGTTATTGCAGCAACAAATAGAAATTTAGAAGAAGAAGTAAAAAATGGTAATTTTAGAATGGATTTATTTTATAGATTAAATGTAATTAATATCAATATTCCTCCTATAAGAGAAAGAAGAGAAGATATACCAATATTTATAGAATTTTTTAATAAAAGATATTCAGCAAAGTATAATAAACCTAAAATTAATTTTTCGAAAGATGCATATAACGTATTAATTTCATATGATTGGCCAGGCAATATAAGAGAAATAAGGAATTTTGTTGAAAGATTATTTATTATACATGATACAAATAATATTATAAAAAAATCAGATATTGATATCTTATTTAACGGCAAAAATGAAAAAATAAAGGAACTTGATAATTATATTACGTTAGAAGAAATGGAAAGGGAATTGATATTAAAAACACTAGAAAGATTCTTAGGTAATAAAACAAAAACTGCGAAGGCTTTGGGGATTAGTTTAAGGACATTGCAATATAAATTAAAGAAATATAATGGTGATATTATATGA
- a CDS encoding sugar ABC transporter permease: MLNELITLLKKNIREYGMYIALVIIMLIFSFLTDGLFLSSRNISNLFNQMGYIAVLAVGMTLVIVIRHIDLSVGFGAGFLGAVAALLMMHYNMPTLPTVILVLLLGTIFGLIIGFLVSFIGIPSFVATLAGMMIFRGALLVSTQDTGTIIVMNDTFNNIGNGYIPDFFNNENMHLTTLFIGLIIILLYIYFEIKKRNNKIKYNFEVLSVPVFILKLLLISLIIGYIFWILANYNGLSWTFVIVLIVTFIYHILTTKTALGRHIYAVGGNPEAAKLSGISLNKITLFVFGSMGLLTALSGILYTSRFQSATPTAGTLFELDAIAAAYVGGVSAAGGVGKVTNSIVGALVMASLINGMNLIGVGISYQYIIRGAVLVAAVIFDIKTRSKAS; encoded by the coding sequence ATGTTAAATGAATTAATTACCCTACTTAAAAAGAATATTAGAGAATATGGGATGTATATTGCACTTGTAATAATTATGTTGATATTCTCATTTTTAACAGATGGATTATTTCTTTCATCAAGAAATATTAGCAACTTATTTAATCAAATGGGTTATATTGCTGTTTTAGCTGTAGGTATGACATTAGTTATTGTTATTAGACACATTGATCTTTCCGTAGGTTTTGGCGCTGGTTTTTTAGGTGCAGTTGCTGCATTACTTATGATGCATTATAATATGCCAACTTTACCAACAGTTATCTTGGTATTACTTTTAGGGACAATTTTCGGTTTAATTATTGGTTTTTTAGTTTCATTTATTGGAATTCCATCTTTTGTTGCCACATTAGCTGGAATGATGATTTTTAGAGGTGCATTATTAGTTTCAACACAAGATACTGGTACTATAATAGTTATGAACGATACATTTAATAATATTGGTAATGGATATATTCCTGACTTTTTTAATAATGAAAATATGCATTTAACTACATTATTTATTGGTTTAATTATTATTTTATTATACATTTATTTTGAAATTAAAAAAAGAAATAATAAAATTAAATATAACTTCGAAGTATTGTCTGTACCTGTATTTATATTAAAACTATTGTTAATATCATTAATAATTGGTTATATTTTCTGGATTTTAGCAAATTATAACGGTTTATCTTGGACATTTGTAATTGTTTTAATTGTTACTTTTATATATCACATTTTAACTACTAAAACAGCTTTAGGACGTCATATTTATGCAGTAGGTGGAAATCCAGAAGCTGCAAAATTAAGCGGTATCAGTTTAAACAAAATCACCTTATTTGTTTTTGGATCAATGGGATTATTAACTGCTTTATCTGGTATATTATATACTTCAAGATTCCAATCAGCAACGCCAACAGCAGGTACATTATTTGAACTTGATGCTATTGCTGCTGCATATGTTGGTGGGGTTTCTGCAGCTGGTGGTGTTGGTAAAGTTACAAACTCTATTGTTGGAGCTTTAGTTATGGCATCTTTAATAAATGGAATGAACTTAATAGGTGTTGGTATATCCTATCAATATATAATTAGAGGTGCTGTTTTAGTCGCAGCAGTAATTTTTGATATAAAAACTAGAAGTAAAGCTTCATAA
- a CDS encoding sugar-binding protein, with amino-acid sequence MKKVLLALLVIFTITIYAVDVGIVLPTKDEPRWVQDETRFKDALKDTNVSVEVLFSQGNPAKERQNVEALLSKGIKVLIICPHDAVAAAGTVDLAKKAGVTVISYDRLVTNTESVDYYVTFDSVEVGRAQGQFLVDHATGKNNPLYLYAGALSDNNAFLFFQGAWEVLQPKIADGTFRIINSSEAVKLQNKKELSREEMAKIINQITTDWSFTVARRKAEDNLTRAKKTDKGTVFILAPNDGTARAIADAFRQDRDVKMYYVTGQDAEKASIQYIIDGKQSMTVFKDVRLLVKDAINLAQFVLKGVQLITPQAYDNGAKMVPAIQSNISVVTKDNVKKVLIDSGYYKESDFRW; translated from the coding sequence ATGAAAAAGGTTTTATTGGCATTATTAGTTATTTTTACTATTACTATTTACGCTGTAGATGTAGGTATTGTTCTTCCTACTAAAGATGAACCAAGATGGGTACAAGATGAAACAAGATTTAAAGACGCATTAAAAGACACTAATGTTTCTGTAGAAGTTTTATTTAGTCAAGGTAACCCTGCAAAAGAAAGACAAAATGTGGAAGCTTTACTTTCAAAAGGGATTAAAGTATTAATTATTTGTCCTCATGACGCAGTTGCTGCAGCTGGTACAGTTGACTTAGCAAAAAAAGCTGGCGTTACAGTTATTTCATATGATAGATTAGTTACAAATACAGAATCTGTAGATTACTATGTAACTTTTGATAGTGTAGAAGTTGGTAGAGCACAAGGTCAATTCTTAGTTGATCACGCTACAGGAAAAAATAATCCATTATATTTATACGCAGGAGCTTTATCAGATAATAATGCATTCTTATTCTTCCAAGGCGCATGGGAAGTATTGCAACCAAAAATTGCTGATGGAACATTCAGAATAATTAATTCATCAGAAGCAGTTAAATTACAAAATAAGAAAGAATTATCAAGAGAAGAAATGGCTAAAATCATTAACCAAATTACAACAGATTGGTCATTTACAGTAGCAAGAAGAAAAGCTGAAGATAATTTAACAAGAGCTAAAAAAACTGATAAGGGTACTGTATTTATTCTTGCACCAAATGACGGTACAGCTAGAGCAATCGCTGATGCTTTCAGACAAGATAGAGATGTGAAAATGTATTATGTAACCGGACAAGATGCAGAAAAAGCTTCTATTCAATACATAATTGACGGAAAACAATCAATGACTGTATTTAAAGATGTTAGATTATTAGTTAAAGACGCTATTAATTTAGCTCAATTTGTATTAAAAGGCGTACAATTAATTACTCCACAAGCATATGATAATGGTGCAAAAATGGTTCCTGCTATTCAATCAAATATCTCCGTAGTTACTAAAGATAATGTAAAAAAAGTATTAATTGATTCAGGATATTATAAGGAATCAGATTTTAGATGGTAA